One stretch of Podospora bellae-mahoneyi strain CBS 112042 chromosome 2, whole genome shotgun sequence DNA includes these proteins:
- a CDS encoding hypothetical protein (EggNog:ENOG503Q4VB): MKMPSLSTSQRHGLISDLSQNHAHPGTPIQTLPQDIDIYEPSDCESDHSDNEEVDLPRQPPATAMATTPRQLEDGLAKLDSTPSPRVTIISTPLSLTDREDAPDCPVTLAGLDPGPLPPKKGSRTYRYFRYNFGSVYRRIFCLAFLGNLSALAVLAAKHGLSGQAERFTYQQASIAVTANVLAALLVRNEHVVNAFFWFFADKAVTKYLSLRARRLGAKIYSYGGVHSGCAVAATAWYIAFLVLLTLEWTGADIAEEQGMVKGYIYLVSYTILALLVSMLVTAWPEFRRRCHNWFEGVHRFMGWTAVFLFWVQVLLLTYENSSHDFGTGLAQSPNFWMLVVITGLVVYPWTRLRLRKVEAEVLSSHCVKLNFEYRDVHYGQAVKLTDSPLRETHGFGVIPHPYAPKIEDATHQTSSSGSSMVSIEREKTQKQNKGLSHAGEKGYSVIVSKAGDWTSKIIANPPTHIYTRGTPQFGVMRVAGMFEPCVIVATGSGIAPCLSLFVQKPDHPVRIIWSTKSPLQTYGQDIIDLLYATDPRAIIIDTSKGGPKFKRPDLVKLAYRVWEESQGEGPEQYARLEGRTNSTGRKKIVGKCEAVVIISNQKLTEKVVYGLESRGVPAFGALFDS; encoded by the coding sequence ATGAAGATGCCTTCGCTATCAACATCACAACGGCACGGACTTATCAGTGACCTCTCTCAAAACCATGCTCACCCCGGAACCCCTATTCAGACTCTCCCACAAGATATAGATATCTACGAGCCCTCTGACTGTGAATCTGACCACTCGGATAACGAGGAAGTTGATCTTCCCCGACAGCCTCCGGCCACAGCAATGGCTACTACGCCCCGCCAATTGGAGGATGGGCTTGCTAAGCTTGATTCTACTCCGTCTCCTAGagtcaccatcatctccaccccACTTTCTCTCACTGACAGAGAGGATGCACCTGATTGTCCTGTCACACTTGCTGGGCTGGATCCGGGCCCGTTGCCCCCGAAGAAGGGGTCCCGAACCTATCGCTACTTTCGTTACAATTTTGGTTCTGTCTACCGCCGAATCTTCTGCCTGGCCTTCTTGGGCAACCTCTCGgccctcgccgtcctcgCTGCCAAACACGGACTGTCAGGTCAGGCTGAGAGGTTCACCTATCAACAGGCCAGTATAGCGGTCACGGCCAACGTTCTGGCCGCGCTGCTGGTCAGAAATGAGCATGTGGTCAATGCTTTCTTTTGGTTCTTTGCCGACAAGGCTGTCACCAAGTACCTCTCTCTGAGGGCTAGGAGGTTGGGGGCCAAGATCTACTCCTACGGCGGTGTCCATTCCGGGTGTGCCGTGGCTGCTACGGCGTGGTACATTGCGTTTCTTGTGCTCCTGACGCTGGAGTGGACTGGTGCCGACATCGCCGAGGAGCAAGGGATGGTGAAGGGATATATCTACCTCGTCAGCTACACCATCCTCGCACTCTTGGTCAGCATGCTCGTGACCGCATGGCCCGAGTTCCGAAGAAGGTGCCACAACTGGTTTGAAGGCGTCCACAGGTTCATGGGATGGACGgcggtgtttttgttttgggtgCAGGTCTTGCTTCTCACTTACGAGAACTCCTCCCACGATTTCGGCACGGGGCTCGCGCAGTCACCCAACTTTTGGATGTTGGTGGTCATCACGGGCTTGGTCGTCTACCCTTGGACAAGGCTAAGGCTCAGAaaggtcgaggccgaggtgcTATCGAGCCATTGCGTCAAGCTCAATTTTGAGTACAGGGATGTGCACTATGGGCAGGCAGTCAAATTGACCGACAGCCCTCTGAGAGAGACGCACGGGTTTGGGGTCATCCCTCATCCCTATGCTCCAAAGATTGAAGATGCCACCCACCAGACAAGCAGTAGCGGCAGCTCCATGGTGTCGatcgagagagagaagacgcaaaaacaaaacaaaggGTTGTCGCATGCCGGTGAAAAGGGATACTCAGTCATTGTGTCCAAGGCGGGAGACTGGACGTCCAAGATCATCGCCAATCCGCCCACGCACATCTACACGAGGGGCACGCCGCAGTTTGGCGTCATGAGAGTTGCTGGCATGTTTGAACCGTGCGTCATTGTTGCGACGGGATCTGGAATCGCGCCGTGCCTGAGTCTATTTGTGCAAAAGCCAGACCACCCTGTGAGAATCATTTGGTCCACCAAGTCACCCTTGCAGACGTATGGGCAGGACATCATTGATCTGCTCTACGCCACCGACCCGCgtgccatcatcattgaTACCTCCAAGGGTGGCCCCAAATTCAAAAGGCCAGATTTGGTCAAATTGGCCTATCGAGTTTGGGAGGAGAGCCAAGGAGAGGGACCTGAGCAGTACGCGAGACTTGAGGGGAGAACCAACTCAACTGGACGGAAAAAGATTGTCGGCAAGTGCGAGGCCGTGGTGATTATCAGTAACCAGAAGCTGACCGAGAAGGTGGTATATGGGCTGGAGAGCAGGGGCGTTCCTGCATTCGGAGCCTTGTTTGATTCCTGA
- a CDS encoding hypothetical protein (EggNog:ENOG503P09G) — MLLQLLANCIPACVFRVNLYLYPLPPLPKSTTMSVSPSRSSRTKVERGSPPAIHSEALQSSLSGNNETSSTSSGTISTTTALQHKDAIPMQARHSMEDELRPVPSGWVREFDPDTHHQFFVDTNYNPNPRSIWHHPHDDSEFLSSLNEAEKDKVRLQISETVLDSADDLSDEPTDDSGSDSKSSDTSRKRSLARKLKDTFTGTTHDERVSARAERALKEKEMYRQHRILRRGMATAMHTSRPAFLGKDENRTHMYLEAPGHTFPGVADAKPISPYLDEIIYDESEYGYSKPKGRYLRPGSKMYGFGYGGYGCGKFAGGRWSKPEQEYEGRGLARSWTMAMPVLAGMTMGALGGVR; from the coding sequence ATGCTACTACAGCTGCTTGCCAACTGCATTCCAGCCTGTGTGTTTCGGGTAAATCTCTACTTATATCCCCTCCCGCCTTTGCCAAAAAGTACCACAATGTCTGTATCGCCATCACGTTCGAGCCGCACCAAGGTAGAAAGAGGCTCACCACCCGCAATCCACTCTGAAGCATTACAGTCGTCACTCTCTGGCAACAACGAAACCAGTTCAACCAGCTCCGGGAccatctcaacaaccacagcactCCAACACAAAGACGCCATTCCAATGCAAGCCCGCCACAGCATGGAAGACGAACTTCGCCCCGTTCCCTCTGGATGGGTTAGGGAATTTGATCCAGACACGCATCACCAGTTCTTCGTTGACACCAactacaaccccaaccccagatcCATCTGGCACCATCCACATGACGACTCCGAATTTCTTTCGTCACTCAACGAGGCAGAGAAGGATAAGGTCCGTCTTCAAATTTCCGAGACGGTTCTGGACAGCGCCGATGACTTATCTGACGAGCCAACGGACGACTCTGGCTCTGACTCCAAGAGCAGTGACACCTCTAGAAAGCGCTCGTTAGCGAGAAAGCTGAAGGATACATTTACTGGTACGACACATGACGAGCGTGTCTCAGCACGGGCCGAGAGGGCTCTCAAGGAGAAAGAAATGTACCGTCAACATCGCATCCTTCGCAGGGGGATGGCCACCGCCATGCACACCTCCCGCCCAGCGTTCTTGGGCAAGGATGAGAACAGGACGCACATGTATCTCGAGGCACCTGGTCACACATTCCCAGGTGTGGCCGACGCCAAGCCGATCAGTCCTTACCTCGACGAGATTATCTACGACGAGTCGGAATATGGTTATAGTAAGCCGAAGGGCAGATATCTCAGACCAGGGTCCAAGATGTATGGGTTTGGTTATGGGGGCTACGGCTGTGGGAAGTTTGCGGGTGGCAGATGGTCTAAGCCTGAGCAAGAATATGAGGGAAGAGGGTTGGCAAGGTCATGGACGATGGCGATGCCGGTTTTGGCAGGCATGACAATGGGGGCTCTGGGAGGAGTTCGCTAA
- a CDS encoding hypothetical protein (EggNog:ENOG503NV7F; COG:C): MANSSPRRPPSGIKVIVVGAGFAGLAAAIECDRKGHSVTLFDKVDNIEEITRIGDIISFDPNGSVAFERWPGVVDQMEAIARQTKHIDLYHHQGKFVTRQDFSHEKAWGRRINGHRGQLHNIIYRHAVDRGIDIRLGKRVEDYFEQDLPPQAGVVVNGERIAADVVIAAEGVRSRGRKIVLGFDENPKSSGYAVYRAWFPADRVRNNPVIKHLVENGDTHQGFIGPDIHFLASTIKNGTEVNWVFTHIDDGNIEESWQFPGKPEEALKYLGGWCDVVHELVKATPDGRLIDHKLVYRDPLPTFISPKRRIALIGDSAHPFLPTSIQGASQSIEDGVVLATCLELSGRQNIPRALKAYEKLRYARVHRAQANGPKMRERWHKADWNEVWKKPEMIHLIRETWLLNFDAEKDAYDRFSSVLEELERDEQQIKPRL; the protein is encoded by the coding sequence ATGGCGAATAGTTCCCCACGCCGACCCCCATCGGGGATCAAGGTCATCGTGGTCGGAGCTGGCTTCGCGGGTCTTGCTGCGGCCATTGAATGCGATCGGAAGGGCCACTCCGTCACACTGTTTGACAAGGTTGATAACATTGAAGAGATCACCAGGATCGGCGATATCATCTCTTTCGACCCGAATGGCTCCGTTGCCTTCGAGCGCTGGCCAGGTGTTGTGGATCAAATGGAAGCCATTGCCCGCCAGACTAAGCACATTGACCtatatcaccaccaaggcaAGTTTGTCACGCGGCAGGACTTCTCCCACGAGAAGGCATGGGGAAGAAGGATCAATGGCCACCGAGGGCAATTGCACAACATCATATACCGACATGCTGTGGATCGTGGTATCGACATCCGCCTCGGGAAGCGGGTCGAGGACTACTTTGAGCAAGACTTGCCCCCTCAGGccggtgtggtggtgaacgGAGAGCGCATCGCGGCGGACGTGGTGATCGCGGCCGAGGGAGTGAGATCGCGAGGGAGGAAGATTGTGCTCGGTTTTGACGAAAACCCAAAGTCGTCCGGGTACGCCGTTTACAGAGCCTGGTTTCCGGCCGACCGGGTGCGCAATAATCCTGTCATCAAGCATCTGGTTGAGAATGGCGACACGCACCAGGGCTTCATCGGGCCGGACATCCACTTTCTGgcctccaccatcaagaaCGGGACCGAGGTCAACTGGGTCTTCACCCACATTGACGATGGGAATATCGAGGAGTCATGGCAGTTTCCGGGAAAGCCCGAGGAGGCGCTCAAGTATCTTGGAGGGTGGTGCGATGTCGTGCATGAACTGGTCAAGGCGACGCCTGATGGAAGACTTATAGACCATAAGCTGGTGTACCGGGACCCCCTGCCGACGTTCATCTCACCCAAACGGCGGATTGCATTGATTGGCGACTCTGCGCATCCGTTCCTGCCCACGTCGATTCAAGGAGCGAGCCAGAGTATCGAAGATGGCGTTGTATTGGCGACCTGCCTAGAGCTCAGCGGTAGACAGAACATCCCGCGAGCTCTAAAGGCGTACGAGAAACTTCGATACGCACGAGTACATCGGGCACAGGCCAATGGCCCAAAGATGAGAGAGAGGTGGCACAAGGCAGACTGGAATGAGGTGTGGAAAAAGCCAGAGATGATCCACCTCATTCGGGAAACGTGGCTGCTGAATTTTGATGCCGAGAAGGATGCATATGACAGGTTCTCCAGTGTCctcgaggagttggagagagaTGAACAGCAAATCAAACCAAGGCTGTAA
- a CDS encoding hypothetical protein (EggNog:ENOG503P7MG; COG:O) translates to MQSSRTFTGKIPTLLRSRAPKSATTRRLAHSITGPRISNRTPPKMSLWYPRISHANSPTPGFSSLFRMLDDFDKYARELGGHHADSSTSLQNFSPKFDVTEHDKDYTLQGELPGVSPENVEIRFTDPQTMVVSGHTERKHEEGDPSLRLGSSDSPKKIEGAKGKDSEVKMKDSKDTKDSKDKSSGPKYWLSERSFGEFSRVFNFPNNIDQDKVKAKFNQGILDILVPKAEKTGARKIEIQG, encoded by the exons ATGCAGTCATCGCGCACTTTTACCGGCAAGATACCCACTCTTCTCCGCTCAAGAGCTCCCAAGTCAGCCACTACCCGCCGGCTCGCACATAGCATCACCGGTCCCAGGATCTCAAACAGAACTCCGCCCAAGATGTCTCTCTGGTACCCCCGCATCTCCCACGCCAATTCTCCAACGCCAGGCTTCTCGTCACTCTTCCGCATGTTGGATGACTTCGACAAGTACGCCCGTGAGCTCGGAGGTCACCATGccgacagcagcaccagcctcCAGAACTTCTCGCCAAAGTTCGACGTCACCGAGCACGACAAAGATTATACCCTGCAAGGGGAGCTCCCAGGTGTCTCGCCTGAAAATGTCGAAATTCGATTTACCGa CCCGCAGACCATGGTTGTCAGTGGCCACACCGAACGCAAGCACGAGGAGGGTGACCCATCGCTTCGCCTGGGCAGCTCCGACTCACCCAAGAAGATAGAAGGCGCCAAAGGTAAAGACAGTGAAGTGAAGATGAAGGATTCCAAGGACACCAAAGATTCCAAGGATAAATCCTCGGGACCCAAGTACTGGCTGAGCGAGCGTTCATTTGGAGAGTTCTCCCGCGTCTTCAACTTTCCCAACAACATCGACCAAGACAAGGTGAAGGCCAAATTCAACCAAGGCATTCTGGATATCCTCGTACCCAAGGCTGAAAAGACGGGGGCTCGCAAGATTGAAATTCAAGGATAG
- a CDS encoding hypothetical protein (COG:G; EggNog:ENOG503NW58; CAZy:GH11), translated as MVTISSLLVAAATVATGVFAAPGELPGLAKRQTYTTSATGTHNGYYFSFWTDGGPNVRYTNEAGGQYSVSWSGNGNWVGGKGWNPGTARTINYTGTYQPNGNSYLAIYGWTRNPLVEYYVVENFGTYNPSSGATRMGSVVDGGATYDIYRSTRVQQPSIEGTRTFDQYWSVRQQKRTGGSVNMATHFAAWERAGLRLGTHDYQVVATEGYFSSGSATINVGGSSGGAQPQPEPQPSTNPNPGNGGGGGGSNCAARWGQCGGQGWNGPTCCESGTTCRSSNQWYSQCL; from the exons ATGGTCACCATTTCTTCCCTTCTCGTTGCCGCCGCGACAGTGGCCACTGGTGTCTTCGCTGCCCCCGGTGAGCTTCCTGGGCTAGCCAAGCGTCAAACCTACACAACCAGCGCTACCGGTACACACAATGGGTACTACTTCTCATTCTGGACCGACGGCGGCCCGAACGTGAGGTATACCAACGAGGCTGGCGGCCAGTACTCGGTGTCGTGGTCCGGCAACGGCAACTGGGTTGGTGGTAAGGGATGGAACCCCGGTACTGCTCG CACCATCAACTATACGGGCACCTATCAGCCCAACGGCAACTCGTACCTGGCCATCTATGGATGGACCAGAAACCCTCTTGTCGAGTACTACGTGGTTGAGAACTTTGGCACTTACAACCCATCCTCGGGAGCCACCCGCATGGGAAGCGTTGTCGATGGCGGTGCCACCTACGACATCTACAGGTCCACCCGCGTTCAGCAGCCCTCTATCGAGGGTACTCGTACCTTTGACCAGTACTGGTCCGTCCGCCAGCAGAAGCGCACCGGCGGCTCTGTCAACATGGCTACCCACTTTGCTGCCTGGGAACGTGCGGGACTCAGATTGGGAACCCATGATTACCAGGTTGTCGCCACTGAGGGTTACTTCTCGTCCGGCTCCGCTACTATCAACGTTGGCGGCTCCTCAGGTGGTGCTCAGCCCCAGCCCGAGCCCCAGCCTTctaccaaccccaaccccggcaacggcggcggcggcggtggttcCAAC TGCGCTGCCAGATGGGGCCAATGCGGTGGTCAGGGCTGGAACGGTCCTACTTGCTGCGAGTCGGGCACTACCTGCCGTTCCAGCAATCAGTGGTATTCCCAGTGCCTTTAA
- a CDS encoding hypothetical protein (EggNog:ENOG503PXW1), producing MASPNDSTIRDDSGFVGVQRSTDTPFGEKIEERGWKNMTLGAFPLERPEVAEREAYKNESPVTNKSLIWLQARPKGFVLIRWFTLPKYMTKNGVMVGLFHSVDKPEEQVVIKQVLGNISWRLSSNVNGIIPEIEYMTLDDPAAYKSLEYDPILYPISQMYAVQIHDYGTRPDNDIKNWHGDSQSTMFMKYYNGGSLRELLENYKKGRLSKNSERTGAEDVPEEFIWHFIAQVGRAYAYLHTGHVKSPEENLRNNNHLKPDLKHPTLKDWVSIGHNNGHLHNIWLHYPSAEEKQKDPRLENFNACFPQIHLADFGLACDVKHDVHGEYKARLKKLPEPGTWFDKMYFGVMLKTLLTISEKRIKAWGLGRELAFHVAEREQAGDEIKFPFTKLATSKKLRAKYSGELLDLVGKFEDMYDFAAEEYDNTADMKEATCAWWTEFTQTKKVQRERRWEEWPSNDWLYGHVIALADYKLDQHRRAKDKRDRPVMWTMGIRGGMPYRAYDPQRWPFTATQDFQQAHMALAAIRVHTFPFWPSRSAVIMVMEARGGKYKDLVRTIHRHNKRLNDRRKLLKIAEKNYMYPFMNNFYVKPLITAPQAGTSTPSHAHQSSSPQQSGRSQQSSSSHQSSIPTVSTNSPLRDAAIVARVNKPVWELYPFIARELSTLDILRSRQIDIATRGNLSDIDKRTLAIVDKQLKNILAAIWSFWAEVERRKVKHLQEEKHHENSTFEGRKADYSLAHVYNKRNINTQIGMHHEFDRKHNDTIRRIDNEVQFLESLMKWWKDQISFINNQQFTEGGTVPVHRDSKSKPDLYDEWMLEAEQEQSSSADPDGKSTILPDSNDPSYENRALDRLEKYCEYILRTGFFENPDMTLKDVTNLPAFWAADDTILLEAERAAENSFVDGLSMPADEESVTTLRNLFNAPGDLNDGRMDQTIQDNIDAAEGNSSYIDSSVRRSTPTTKGIPLAEYYRKLYAGENPWAGEEDAGDGDDAPTMAKMSSVMTLQVLSEDEDGGTDTLSRNLNIPTSQGRLVAQTLPGRYQDTTLPSQRPKTSQTRTITHSVDSALGPAPEKFRQGPRPWTSLDDFMRSGMESRLFGPLPVQTFDPKRYIRAWHLRLEGDSTPEEYVRNGMDKAIQHAIRVEEELQNGAWDDGALLPPRFITQPHTSGSLRGSVLLYNGKIHTIGPSNRVVSILAVRDGYIAYTGDDLPEAERTLSQSSSPVRKINLRRRVAVPGLIDCHNHIVLLGNRPGYHTPLELSLSVADVKATYQQRAKGVPKDGWITTIGGFSPSQLKEQRLPTLEELDSAVNDNPIFISTSFSGPATTNTKGREILEREASVVIATNGSIASGLENGKALLWLRQNLLGFEERKRSVRSAMEYAASVGVTTHLDQGAFSATNTSSDGAASEDLYTFHLPWLSVYNDLDGIIRLRINFLHDDTTTENPTLVERLRNTFPFFGNDMMRTGAIGEFAVGIADYAGGPVFEAAALKIAKAGWRLEVHALGENDLKTQLESFEKVDAEVSIKNLRWVVAHVPRISTDSLRRLKALGAGVNVSGWLYLSGTGNTTNPAGPPFRRILDSGIRGGFGPDGANIAPLSPWPHAYYAITGKNAKGEVINPGQSISRQEVLELFTKHNTWFLGGPDEHSLGILETGRLGDVAVLSEDYFTIPEERIKQLRSVLTVVGGVVVWDSGEI from the exons ATGGCATCTCCGAACGACAGCACAATTCGCGATGATTCCGGCTTTGTGGGCGTCCAACGCTCTACAGATACACCTTTTGGCGAGAAGATCGAAGAGCGAGGGTGGAAAAACATGACACTGGGAGCCTTTCCACTCGAGCGGCCCGAGGTGGCCGAAAGAGAAGCTTACAAAAACGAATCGCCTGTTACCAACAAATCCCTCATCTGGCTACAAGCTCGTCCCAAGGGCTTTGTTTTGATCCGTTGGTTTACTCTCCCGAAGTACATGACCAAAAATGGTGTGATGGTAGGGCTGTTCCACTCTGTGGACAAACCTGAGGAGCAGGTGGTCATCAAACAGGTGCTGGGCAATATCTCGTGGCGATTGTCGAGCAATGTCAACGGAATCATACCAGAGATTGAGTACATGACTTTGGACGACCCTGCAGCGTACAAATCGCTAGAATATGACC CTATTCTGTATCCAATCTCGCAGATGTATGCAGTTCAGATACATGATTACGGAACCAGACCCGACAACGACATAAAGAACTGGCACGGAGACTCACAGTCAACCATGTTCATGAAATACTACAATGGCGGCTCGCTCAGGGAGCTCCTGGAGAATTACAAGAAAGGGCGCTTGTCTAAAAATTCGGAGCGTACAGGAGCCGAGGATGTCCCCGAGGAATTCATCTGGCATTTCATCGCCCAAGTCGGGCGGGCTTATGCCTACTTGCACACAGGCCATGTGAAATCTCCAGAGGAGAACCTCCGGAATAACAACCACTTGAAGCCCGACTTGAAGCATCCAACGTTGAAAGATTGGGTCTCGATTGGCCACAATAACGGCCACTTACACAATATTTGGCTGCACTACCCTTCTGCtgaagaaaaacaaaaagacccACGACTCGAGAACTTTAACGCCTGTTTCCCACAGATTCACCTTGCAGACTTTGGCCTGGCGTGCGACGTGAAACATGATGTTCACGGTGAATACAAGGCAAGGTTGAAAAAGCTTCCAGAGCCGGGGACGTGGTTTGACAAGATGTATTTCGGTGTGATGCTGAAGACACTGTTGACTATCTCTGAAAAACGCATTAAAGCGTGGGGTCTGGGCAGAGAGCTAGCCTTTCACGTTGCCGAACGGGAACAAGCCGGCGATGAGATCAAATTTCCCTTTACCAAACTCGCAACCTCCAAGAAGTTGCGAGCAAAATACAGCGGAGAACTGCTTGATCTCGTGGGGAAGTTTGAGGATATGTATGATTTCGCAGCCGAAGAATACGACAACACGGCGGACATGAAGGAAGCAACATGTGCATGGTGGACCGAGTTTACTCAAACCAAGAAGGTACAAAGAGAAAGACGCTGGGAGGAATGGCCCAGCAACGACTGGCTTTACGGACATGTCATTGCGTTGGCCGACTATAAACTGGATCAGCATAGAAGGGCGAAGGACAAAAGGGATCGCCCGGTCATGTGGACCATGGGCATCAGGGGCGGGATGCCTTATCGGGCTTATGACCCGCAGCGATGGCCTTTCACTGCTACCCAGGACTTTCAGCAAGCTCACATGGCTCTCGCCGCGATTAGGGTACACACGTTTCCTTTTTGGCCTTCCCGGTCGGCTGTTATCATGGTTATGGAAGCCCGCGGTGGGAAGTACAAAGACCTCGTCCGAACAATTCACCGGCACAACAAAAGATTGAATGACCGACGAAAACTGCTCAAAATAGCCGAGAAGAACTACATGTATCCGTTCATGAACAACTTTTATGTGAAGCCGCTGATCACCGCCCCCCAGGCCGGGACGTCCACACCTTCGCATGCACATCAGTCTTCAAGCCCACAACAGTCTGGAAGGTCACAGCAGTCCTCGAGCTCGCACCAGTCATCAATCCCAACTGTGAGCACCAACTCCCCGCTTAGAGATGCTGCCATCGTGGCCCGAGTGAACAAGCCAGTCTGGGAACTATATCCCTTCATTGCCAGGGAGCTTAGTACTCTCGACATCCTGAGATCCCGCCAGATCGACATTGCCACACGTGGGAATCTTTCCGACATTGATAAGAGAACACTTGCCATTGTGGACAAACAGCTGAAGAATATTTTGGCGGCGATATGGTCTTTTTgggcggaggtggagcgCAGAAAGGTCAAGCACCTACAGGAGGAAAAGCATCATGAAAATTCCACTTTTGAGGGTAGGAAGGCTGATTATAGCTTGGCTCATGTTTACAACAAGAGAAACATAAACACCCAAATCGGCATGCATCACGAGTTCGACCGCAAGCATAACGACACCATCCGTAGGATTGACAATGAAGTTCAATTCTTGGAAAGCCTCATGAAGTGGTGGAAGGACCAGATATCGTTCATCAACAATCAACAATTCACAGAGGGTGGCACTGTGCCTGTGCACCGTGATTCCAAGAGCAAGCCCGATCTTTACGATGAGTGGATGTTAGAGGCCGAGCAGGAGCAGTCAAGCTCTGCCGATCCTGATGGGAAATCCACGATCCTGCCAGACTCGAATGACCCCTCATACGAAAATAGGGCACTTGACCGCCTGGAAAAATACTGCGAATACATTTTGAGAACAGGGTTCTTCGAAAACCCAGACATGACCCTCAAAGATGTCACAAACCTGCCGGCATTTTGGGCAGCTGATGATACGATACTACTCGAAGCAGAACGAGCTGCAGAAAACTCCTTTGTTGATGGATTATCGATGCCGGCTGACGAGGAATCTGTCACAACTCTTAGAAACTTGTTTAATGCGCCGGGCGACCTGAACGACGGGAGAATGGACCAGACTATTCAAGACAATATAGATGCTGCTGAGGGGAACTCGTCATACATTGATTCCAGTGTGAGGCGCTCCACTCCCACGACGAAGGGAATTCCGCTGGCCGAGTACTACCGCAAGCTCTATGCCGGTGAAAACCCTTgggctggagaggaagacgctggcgatggcgatgacgcTCCTACGATGGCGAAGATGTCGAGCGTCATGACTCTCCAGGTCCTgagcgaggatgaagatggcggaaCCGATACACTGTCTAGAAATTTGAATATTCCCACAAGtcaggggaggttggtggcaCAAACTCTGCCTGGAAGGTATCAGGACACCACGTTACCGAGCCAAAGACCAAAAACGTCTCAAACCAGGACCATCACCCACAGCGTTGATTCAGCACTGGGCCCAGCTCCTGAGAAATTCCGTCAAGGTCCTAGACCATGGACTTCACTGGATGACTTTATGCGCAGTGGAATGGAATCTCGTCTTTTCGGTCCATTGCCTGTACAAACTTTTGATCCCAAGCGGTATATACGAGCATGGCATCTGAGGCTAGAGGGCGATAGCACACCAGAGGAGTATGTGAGGAATGGAATGGACAAGGCCATACAGCACGCGATacgggtggaggaggaattACAAAATGGGGCttgggatgatggggctC TTTTGCCCCCTCGTTTCATCACCCAGCCCCATACTTCGGGCTCTCTACGCGGGTCTGTGCTTCTTTATAACGGCAAAATTCACACAATCGGCCCCAGCAACCGGGTAGTCTCCATTTTGGCCGTCAGAGATGGATACATTGCATATACTGGTGACGATTTACCCGAGGCCGAACGCACTTTGTCACAGTCGTCCTCTCCAGTCAGGAAAATCAACCTCCGACGTCGAGTTGCGGTACCGGGGTTAATAGACTGCCATAATCACATTGTTCTCCTCGGAAACAGACCCGGTTACCATACCCCTCTGGAGCTGTCCTTGTCGGTTGCTGATGTGAAAGCAACATATCAGCAGCGTGCAAAAGGGGTGCCAAAGGATGGGTGGATCACAACCATCGGTGGCTTTTCTCCCAGTCAGCTCAAGGAACAGAGACTCCCTacgttggaggagctggataGCGCAGTGAACGACAACCcaatcttcatctccacaTCCTTTTCTGGTCCGGCTACCACAAATACAAAAGGCAGAGAGATCTTGGAAAGAGAGGCTAGCGTGGTGATAGCGACGAATGGAAGTATTGCATCTGGACTGGAAAATGGAAAAGCGCTGTTGTGGCTGAGGCAGAACttgttggggtttgaggagaggaagaggagcgtGAGGAGTGCAATGGAGTATGCAGCCAGCGTCGGAGTGACAACACAC CTGGATCAAGGGGCCTTCAGTGCGACCAACACATCCTCGGACGGTGCTGCCTCAGAAGATCTGTATACCTTTCATCTTCCCTGGCTCTCGGTGTACAATGACCTCGACGGCATCATCCGGCTTCGCATAAACTTCCTTCACGATGACACAACGACAGAAAACCCTACTCTTGTAGAGCGCCTGCGCAACACGTTCCCTTTTTTTGGCAATGACATGATGCGTACCGGTGCCATCGGCGAGTTCGCCGTCGGGATCGCAGACTACGCCGGCGGGCCCGTCTTTGAAGCTGCCGCCCTTAAAATAGCCAAGGCAGGGTGGCGGCTGGAGGTACATGCTCTTGGAGAAAATGATCTCAAAACACAGCTAGAGAGCTTTGAAAAGGTCGACGCCGAAGTCTCCATCAAAAATCTACGCTGGGTTGTCGCCCATGTGCCAAGGATCTCGACAGATTCTCTCAGAAGACTAAAGGCATTAGGGGCGGGTGTGAATGTTTCTGGCTGGCTCTACCTTTCAGGGACAGGTAACACAACAAACCCCGCCGGACCTCCTTTTCGAAGAATCCTGGACAGCGGAATCCGTGGAGGGTTCGGTCCTGATGGGGCGAACATTGCTCCCTTGAGCCCGTGGCCTCATGCGTATTATGCAATTACTGGAAAAAATGCCAAAGGAGAGGTCATCAACCCCGGCCAGTCAATCAGCAGACAAGAAGTGCTGGAGCTCTTTACGAAACACAACACTTGGTTCTTAGGTGGGCCTGACGAGCATAGCTTGGGTATTCTCGAGACAGGAAGGCTGGGTGATGTAGCAGTGCTTAGTGAGGACTACTTCACAATTCCGGAGGAAAGGATCAAACAGTTGAGAAGTGTGCTGACGGTagttggaggagtggtggTATGGGATTCAGGGGAAATTTGA